In Aegilops tauschii subsp. strangulata cultivar AL8/78 chromosome 3, Aet v6.0, whole genome shotgun sequence, one genomic interval encodes:
- the LOC141042828 gene encoding uncharacterized protein, which produces MDAEEHAWMLACPIDSGKQQEANLTYTARTEGTRDSVIVIMNKITLVDAFLDAITPQLRGADVYGYVDGTTPEPTELLITTKDGKETSSPNPLHPIWVREDQQVLGYLLANLTKEVLVTVTTVTTASALWTTLAAMFSSHSASRINNIRTSLINAQKGNLSIASYFAAMRGYADELAAAGKPIQDDELVSYIIHGLDAVYKPLVSALDARVTPVTLDELFAMLSNFDQRMAQFHGSGGGGFKSSANMASRGRGGGSRSRSNPRNKGYEDDDDDSQDDDKVVVAADGSYGVDTNWYVDSGATNHIPNELEKVTMKEKYSGKDQITLLAEKEKIARKTLLKIIRTGHISCVPPEETDPPRDPPSCSGSDPPQDRRPLMGQAQASAQQPPQIRGALVLQVTRGPRRLVAPGLPPRANRHSSPGRLRVAQEVRGEPGEPNTFEAALCDEKWKKAMHEEYMALQKNKTWHLVPPQQGKNLIDCKWVFRIKRKSDGTIDRYKARLVAKGFKQRYGIDYEDTFRPVVKAATICLVLSIAVSRGWSLRQLGVQNTFLHGVLEEEVYMKQPPGFESKTAPSYLCKLDKALYELKQAPRACSSDEAITGLLKDLGADFALKDLGDLHYFLGVEVRKHKDGLLLSQEKYATDLVKKAGLQGCKPSPTPLSSSEKLSLAEGELLSSEDSTKYRSLVGALQYLTLTRPDISFAVNKVCQFLHAPTNVHLTAAKRIVRYVKHTLSLGLNFSKSHSTLASAFSDSDWAGSLDDRRSTGGFAVFFAPNLISWCARK; this is translated from the exons ATCACACCTCAACTGCGCGGCGCCGACGTCTACGGCTACGTTGACGGCACCACACCGGAGCCGACGGAACTCCTCATCACCACCAAAGATGGCAAGGAAACTTCATCGCCCAACCCTCTCCACCCTATATGGGTCAGGGAGGATCAGCAGGTCCTTGGCTACCTGCTGGCCAACCTCACGAAGGAGGTCTTGGTCACGGTGACCACGGTCACCACGGCGAGCGCGCTCTGGACGACGCTTGCTGCCATGTTCTCGTCGCACTCGGCGAGCCGCATCAACAACATCCGCACCTCCCTCATCAACGCGCAGAAGGGTAATCTCTCGATTGCCTCTTACTTTGCTGCTATGCGAGGATACGCGGATGAGCTCGCCGCGGCGGGCAAGCCCATCCAGGATGATGAGCTCGTCTCCTACATCATCCATGGGTTGGATGCGGTTTACAAACCTCTGGTGTCTGCCCTCGACGCTCGTGTCACACCCGTCACGCTCGACGAGCTCTTCGCCATGCTCTCCAACTTCGATCAACGCATGGCCCAATTCCATgggtccggcggcggcggcttcaaGTCTTCAGCCAACATGGCGTCTCGTggacggggcggcggctcccgttCACGCAGCAATCCCCGCAACAAGGG gtatgaagatgatgatgatgattctCAAGATGATGACAAGGTTGTTGTGGCTGCTGATGGGTCCTACGGCGTTGATACAAATTGGTACGTCGATAGTGGGGCCACAAACCACATCCCTAATGAGCTCGAGAAGGTAACCATGAAGGAGAAATACAGCGGCAAGGATCAAATCACACTGCTAGCGGAGAAG GAGAAAATCGCGAGAAAAACGCTGCTGAAAATAATCAGGACGGGCCATATTTCATGTGTTCCACCGGAGGAGACAGATCCTCCTCGAGATCCGCCTAGCTGCAGCGGATCAGATCCACCTCAGGATCGCCGTCCACTGATGGGGCAGGCGCAGGCGAGCGCGCAGCAGCCACCCCAGATTCGCGGCGCGCTGGTCCTGCAGGTGACACGCGGGCCTCGTCGGCTGGTTGCACCGGGTCTCCCGCCCCGCGCCAATCGCCACTCGTCACCTGGCAGGCTCCGGGTGGCCCAGGAGGTGCGCG GTGAACCAGGTGAACCCAACACTTTTGAAGCAGCATTGTGTGATGAGAAGTGGAAGAAAGCCATGCATGAAGAATACATGGCACTGCAGAAAAATAAAACATGGCACTTGGTTCCCCCACAGCAAGGTAAAAACTTGATTGATTGCAAGTGGGTTTTTAGGATTAAGAGGAAATCTGATGGAACCATTGATCGATATAAGGCTAGGCTAGTTGCAAAAGGCTTTAAACAAAGATATGGCATAGACTACGAGGACACCTTCAGACCAGTGGTAAAAGCAGCTACTATTTGTCTTGTCCTGTCTATTGCTGTTTCCAGAGGATGGAGTCTCAGGCAGCTTGGTGTACAGAACACGTTTCTCCATGGTGTTCTAGAAGAGGAAGTATACATGAAACAGCCTCCTGGGTTTGAGAGTAAGACTGCTCCCTCCTATCTGTGTAAGCTTGATAAAGCTCTATATGAGTTAAAGCAAGCTCCAAGGGCGTG CTCATCTGATGAAGCAATCACAGGGCTGCTCAAGGACTTGGGTGCAGATTTTGCTCTAAAGGATCTTGGTGACTTGCATTATTTTCTTGGGGTTGAGGTGAGGAAGCACAAGGATGGACTTCTTCTCTCTCAAGAAAAGTATGCAACCGATTTGGTTAAGAAGGCTGGATTACAAGGTTGTAAACCTTCACCTACCCCATTGTCCAGTTCAGAAAAGCTATCTCTTGCAGAGGGTGAACTCTTGAGTTCAGAGGACAGCACCAAATACAGAAGCCTAGTTGGAGCTCTCCAGTATCTCACACTTACTAGGCCTGATATCTCATTTGCTGTTAACAAAGTCTGTCAATTTCTTCATGCACCTACTAATGTTCATTTGACAGCTGCAAAACGTATAGTCAGATATGTGAAGCACACTCTAAGTCTGGGCCTAAATTTCAGCAAGTCACATTCTACTCTTGCTAGTGCCTTCTCTGACTCTGATTGGGCAGGCAGTCTGGATGACAGACGCTCTACTGGTGGTTTTGCAGTATTCTTTGCACCAAATTTGATATCTTGGTGTGCACGAAAATAG